The proteins below come from a single Natrinema sp. SYSU A 869 genomic window:
- a CDS encoding ribbon-helix-helix protein, CopG family: MGNKNKTISFRVNEDAFEALQAIAEERDISLSAVFRNYVDQLVEHDGRVEVVPEDDLEARTGGEGDGEDISFPPTVEVPKRFIREHERLELEAEHLREQLDEYKGYVNDLQDRLEDEEDEVLLLDELDEEDESYQLR; the protein is encoded by the coding sequence ATGGGGAACAAGAACAAGACCATCTCGTTCCGGGTCAACGAGGACGCGTTCGAGGCGCTCCAGGCGATCGCCGAGGAGCGCGACATCTCGCTGTCCGCCGTCTTCCGGAATTACGTCGACCAGCTCGTCGAACACGACGGCCGGGTCGAAGTCGTCCCCGAGGACGACCTCGAGGCCCGCACCGGCGGAGAGGGAGACGGTGAGGATATCTCGTTCCCGCCGACCGTCGAAGTCCCGAAGCGCTTCATCCGCGAACACGAACGGCTCGAGCTCGAGGCTGAACACCTCCGGGAGCAACTCGACGAGTACAAGGGTTACGTTAACGACCTGCAGGACCGACTCGAGGACGAGGAGGATGAGGTTCTGTTGCTTGACGAGTTAGACGAGGAAGACGAATCCTACCAGCTGCGGTAG
- a CDS encoding VOC family protein, which produces MLSDTPGLHHVTGIVGDAQAAIDFYVGVLGVRLVTQTVNFEDILQHHLYFGDATGTPGTVLTHFPDPHGDSGRPGKPQIESVSFVVPTDSLEYWETRLENHEIAVKGPIKRFDEQVFRFEDPAGTQVELIAGPSLPTDIEPWAAGPIPTAHAIRGLHGVATLSVNPYATAGMLETLGFEHDAEDGDRIRYRASGSRATVVDVLDRDAPFGREGQGTLHHVAVRVEDEDDLHEWRELFDDRGYDVSRVKDRHVFHSLYVREPGGILFELATETDGVAASKDGTDPGESLYLPEWFEDDRDLIESQLPALTVPTEGSDGETGTDDEDR; this is translated from the coding sequence ATGCTGTCCGACACGCCGGGACTCCACCACGTGACGGGGATCGTTGGGGACGCCCAGGCAGCGATCGACTTCTACGTTGGCGTGCTCGGCGTTCGACTTGTCACGCAGACAGTCAACTTCGAGGACATCCTGCAACATCACCTCTATTTCGGCGATGCGACGGGGACACCGGGAACGGTCCTGACTCACTTTCCGGACCCGCATGGCGATTCCGGTCGGCCCGGAAAACCCCAGATCGAGTCCGTTTCGTTTGTCGTCCCGACCGACTCCCTCGAGTATTGGGAGACTCGCCTCGAGAATCACGAGATCGCCGTTAAGGGGCCGATCAAGCGGTTCGACGAACAGGTCTTCCGGTTCGAGGATCCCGCGGGCACGCAGGTTGAACTCATCGCGGGCCCGTCGCTCCCGACCGATATCGAGCCCTGGGCCGCGGGCCCGATCCCGACCGCGCACGCGATCCGTGGACTCCACGGCGTCGCGACGCTGTCGGTCAATCCCTACGCGACCGCGGGCATGCTCGAGACGCTCGGCTTCGAACACGACGCCGAAGACGGCGATCGGATTCGGTATCGCGCGTCCGGATCGCGAGCTACCGTCGTGGACGTGCTCGACCGCGACGCGCCCTTCGGCCGCGAAGGACAGGGAACGCTCCACCACGTCGCGGTCCGCGTCGAGGACGAAGACGACCTCCACGAGTGGCGCGAGCTCTTCGACGACCGCGGCTACGACGTCTCTCGCGTCAAGGACCGCCACGTCTTCCACTCGCTGTACGTCCGCGAGCCGGGCGGCATCCTCTTCGAACTGGCCACCGAGACCGACGGCGTTGCGGCCAGCAAGGACGGGACGGATCCCGGCGAGTCGCTGTACCTGCCCGAGTGGTTCGAGGACGATCGCGACCTGATCGAGAGTCAGCTGCCGGCGCTGACGGTTCCGACGGAGGGATCGGACGGCGAGACAGGCACGGATGATGAGGACCGATGA
- a CDS encoding PHB depolymerase family esterase — MTESSRSMDAVSGPHAGQPLLTAGAPALAADAALVLCHGRGATAQGVINLMELATRHGVAVLAPQAERSRWYPKPSTAPRADNEPWLSSSIDCVGAALENARSIDVPPERTVIAGFSQGACVTAEFGRRNPTRYGGLAVLSGLLPGSVGELSSTPIAGSLEGTPVLVGYGEDDPSVDPERVVQTIRLFEGADAAVDERCYPGTGHEVTDDEFDVIGAMLEAILNS, encoded by the coding sequence ATGACGGAATCGAGCCGCTCGATGGACGCCGTTTCGGGACCCCACGCCGGCCAGCCGCTGCTCACAGCCGGTGCGCCAGCGTTGGCCGCGGACGCGGCCCTCGTACTCTGCCACGGCCGCGGCGCGACGGCACAGGGCGTGATCAATCTCATGGAGCTGGCCACCCGACACGGCGTCGCCGTCCTCGCGCCCCAAGCCGAGCGAAGCCGCTGGTACCCGAAGCCGTCGACCGCACCGCGAGCCGACAACGAACCGTGGCTCTCCTCGAGCATCGACTGCGTCGGAGCCGCACTCGAGAACGCGCGATCGATCGACGTCCCACCCGAGCGGACCGTTATCGCTGGCTTCTCGCAGGGTGCCTGCGTCACCGCGGAGTTCGGCCGCCGCAATCCGACCCGCTACGGTGGCCTCGCCGTCCTCTCGGGACTGCTCCCCGGTTCGGTCGGCGAGCTCAGTTCGACCCCGATAGCGGGCTCGCTCGAGGGAACGCCGGTGCTCGTCGGCTACGGCGAGGACGACCCGTCCGTCGATCCCGAGCGCGTCGTTCAAACGATCCGACTGTTCGAGGGGGCGGACGCCGCGGTCGACGAACGATGTTACCCTGGGACGGGCCACGAAGTCACCGACGACGAGTTCGACGTGATCGGCGCGATGCTCGAGGCGATACTGAATTCCTGA
- a CDS encoding DNA-binding protein — translation MSQSELTREVARRVFASEFNDSTYAFKESDDERAPNYALLPTGDRANRVFVVGTLTETEDVGDESEYWRGRVVDPTGTFFVYAGQYQPEAASVLRDTEPPEYVSIVGKPRTYETDDGTVNVSLRPESIAVVDDDTRDRWVVETADLTLDRIEAFEEWEAEQEAPESGSTAPTNEYAEMARERYDSPVVNYRNNVIQALESLDNVEENDDAEATV, via the coding sequence ATGAGCCAGTCCGAACTCACCCGCGAAGTCGCCCGCCGCGTCTTCGCATCCGAATTCAACGATTCGACGTACGCATTCAAAGAGAGCGACGACGAGCGAGCACCCAACTACGCCTTGCTCCCGACGGGCGACCGCGCCAACCGCGTGTTCGTGGTCGGTACCCTCACCGAAACTGAGGACGTCGGCGACGAAAGCGAGTACTGGCGCGGCCGGGTCGTCGACCCGACCGGGACGTTCTTCGTCTACGCCGGTCAGTACCAGCCCGAGGCCGCATCGGTGCTCCGGGACACGGAGCCGCCGGAATACGTCTCCATCGTCGGCAAACCGCGCACCTACGAGACCGACGACGGGACCGTCAACGTCTCTCTACGACCGGAGTCAATCGCGGTCGTCGACGACGACACCCGCGACCGCTGGGTCGTCGAAACCGCCGACCTCACCCTCGACCGCATCGAAGCCTTCGAGGAGTGGGAAGCCGAACAGGAAGCGCCCGAAAGCGGCTCGACGGCACCGACCAACGAGTACGCCGAGATGGCCCGCGAACGGTACGACTCCCCCGTCGTCAACTACCGCAACAACGTGATTCAGGCGCTCGAGAGCCTCGATAACGTCGAGGAGAACGACGACGCGGAAGCGACGGTCTAA